From Heliomicrobium modesticaldum Ice1, a single genomic window includes:
- a CDS encoding HD-GYP domain-containing protein, whose amino-acid sequence MGIEFVTIGDKLARPIFTSDGQVLLGKGVLLTAGYISKLKNLGISAIYIEDDRFQDVKVEDAVSEETRREALQSLKDATDYVRSGRKIDGAKIKNSVNSVIEDCFNSHGVLVNLMDMRTKDNWLLPHSVSVCVMATMLGIARSLDRHRLQDLAVGALLHDVGLTTVPKEILDKGEDRLGKEEREIYEKHAEEGFNIIRRTGELSIVAAHVAYQHHERVDGTGFPRGIQDPDIHLYGKIVAIVDLYDKLINGAMGARPLPPHQACEVLMGLSGRYFDLSLVQLFLKNVATYPTGISVRLSTGEIGVVVDQNKSIPMRPVVRVLMERHRFVEPKEYDMIKDTTIFIQDVLR is encoded by the coding sequence ATGGGTATTGAATTTGTCACAATCGGCGATAAATTGGCCCGGCCGATTTTTACGTCCGATGGACAGGTGCTGCTCGGCAAAGGGGTTTTGTTGACGGCTGGCTACATCTCGAAACTGAAAAATCTAGGCATCTCGGCGATCTATATCGAAGATGACCGTTTTCAGGATGTGAAGGTGGAAGATGCCGTCAGTGAAGAAACCCGACGGGAGGCGCTGCAGAGCCTGAAGGATGCGACTGATTACGTCCGCTCCGGCCGCAAGATCGACGGCGCAAAGATCAAGAACTCGGTCAATTCGGTCATCGAGGACTGCTTCAACAGCCATGGTGTCCTTGTGAACCTGATGGATATGCGGACGAAGGACAACTGGCTGCTCCCCCATAGCGTTTCTGTCTGTGTGATGGCGACGATGCTCGGCATAGCCCGCAGTCTCGATCGACACCGTCTCCAGGACTTGGCCGTCGGGGCGTTGCTCCACGATGTGGGCCTGACGACGGTGCCCAAAGAGATCCTGGACAAGGGAGAGGATCGGCTCGGCAAAGAGGAGCGGGAGATCTATGAAAAGCACGCCGAAGAGGGCTTCAATATCATCCGCCGTACGGGCGAATTGAGCATCGTCGCTGCCCATGTGGCCTACCAGCACCATGAGCGCGTCGACGGCACAGGCTTTCCCCGAGGGATCCAGGATCCCGATATCCATCTGTACGGTAAGATCGTGGCGATCGTCGATCTTTACGACAAACTGATCAACGGCGCCATGGGCGCCAGGCCGCTGCCCCCCCACCAGGCTTGTGAGGTGCTGATGGGGTTGTCGGGCCGCTACTTCGATTTAAGCCTCGTCCAGCTCTTCTTGAAAAATGTGGCGACCTACCCGACGGGCATCTCAGTGCGCCTTTCCACCGGCGAGATCGGTGTCGTCGTGGACCAGAACAAGTCCATCCCCATGCGCCCTGTCGTACGGGTGCTCATGGAGCGGCACCGCTTCGTTGAGCCGAAGGAGTATGATATGATTAAGGACACGACGATTTTTATCCAGGACGTGCTGCGCTGA
- the pduL gene encoding phosphate propanoyltransferase, with translation MKYNVPVQVPVGVSNRHIHLSQADLEALFGAGYSLTEMKPLKQPGQYACKEVLIVAGPKGVIANVRVLGPTRKQTQVEVSRSDAFVLGLQPPVRDSGDLAGSPGCVLIGPKGSVILKEGLILASRHLHIHTTEAEALNLKDKDRITVAFGGERSVLFQNVLVRAGDAMALEFHLDTDEANACLLKSGEMAYIIEKCDPEAAEAPVAAALAAS, from the coding sequence ATGAAATACAATGTACCCGTGCAAGTACCGGTCGGTGTTTCAAATCGGCATATCCACCTTTCCCAGGCGGATCTGGAGGCTCTTTTCGGGGCCGGGTATTCGCTGACGGAGATGAAGCCGCTGAAACAGCCAGGTCAGTATGCCTGCAAAGAGGTGCTTATCGTCGCCGGACCGAAAGGGGTCATCGCGAATGTGCGCGTCTTGGGACCGACGCGCAAGCAGACCCAGGTGGAGGTTTCCCGGAGCGACGCCTTTGTGCTCGGGCTCCAACCGCCTGTACGCGATTCGGGCGATCTGGCCGGTTCCCCCGGTTGCGTTCTGATCGGTCCGAAGGGATCGGTGATCCTCAAGGAAGGCCTGATCCTTGCCTCGCGGCACCTGCACATCCACACGACGGAAGCAGAGGCGCTCAACCTGAAGGACAAGGACCGCATCACCGTCGCTTTCGGCGGCGAGCGGAGTGTTCTTTTCCAAAATGTGCTCGTTCGCGCCGGCGATGCGATGGCTCTTGAATTTCACCTGGATACTGATGAGGCCAACGCTTGCCTGCTCAAAAGCGGCGAAATGGCCTATATCATTGAGAAATGCGACCCTGAAGCGGCGGAAGCTCCGGTCGCGGCGGCGTTGGCCGCTTCTTAA
- a CDS encoding DUF1858 domain-containing protein, which translates to MKITETMGIGECVAKFPNTVPVFMSFGMSCLGCSAARFENIGQGARAHGIDVDKLIEELNKVVGKDDDACGCGCSCE; encoded by the coding sequence ATGAAGATCACTGAAACGATGGGTATTGGTGAGTGTGTGGCCAAGTTTCCCAATACGGTGCCTGTTTTCATGAGCTTCGGCATGAGTTGCCTGGGCTGCTCGGCGGCTCGCTTTGAAAACATCGGGCAAGGCGCCAGGGCCCACGGCATCGATGTGGATAAACTGATCGAAGAACTGAACAAAGTCGTCGGCAAGGATGACGATGCCTGCGGCTGCGGCTGCAGCTGCGAATAA
- a CDS encoding STAS domain-containing protein translates to MLRYDSRNVGDVEILTLSGCFDASGAAAFRAHVVQRIEQGKRKFVFVFSGVDFIDSTGLGFLVSILKTTLKHGGRLRIACLVPMIYEIFVMTKLDQVFAIDETEEQSLEAIQTTTI, encoded by the coding sequence ATGCTGCGCTACGATTCCCGGAACGTGGGAGATGTGGAGATATTGACCTTGTCCGGCTGTTTCGACGCTTCGGGGGCAGCCGCCTTTCGGGCTCATGTTGTTCAGCGCATCGAACAGGGGAAACGGAAGTTCGTCTTTGTCTTCAGCGGCGTCGACTTTATCGACTCGACCGGTCTTGGCTTTCTTGTTTCGATTTTGAAGACGACGCTCAAGCACGGGGGGCGCTTGCGGATTGCCTGCCTGGTTCCTATGATCTATGAGATTTTTGTGATGACCAAGTTGGATCAGGTCTTTGCCATCGACGAGACAGAGGAGCAGTCGCTCGAGGCGATTCAGACGACGACAATATAA
- a CDS encoding chemotaxis protein CheC encodes MDFLSLTPLQMDALREVGNVGAGNSATALSQMVQKAIDMKVPSLGVVPFDHVADHMGGPETLVAGVYLRVEGKAPANLLFVLPIDSAKALVDMLMGFPAGTTQAIGEMEASALKEVGNILAGTYLSALSMFTRLTFEQSVPALAIDMAAAIISVVLTSIAEVGDHALLLATEFIGEGQQIAGFLFLIPEEGSLELILGSLGLA; translated from the coding sequence GTGGATTTTTTGAGTTTGACCCCTTTGCAAATGGATGCCCTGCGGGAAGTAGGGAACGTGGGCGCCGGCAACTCGGCGACAGCCCTCTCCCAGATGGTCCAAAAAGCGATCGACATGAAAGTCCCCTCGCTGGGGGTTGTGCCTTTTGATCACGTGGCCGATCACATGGGCGGACCGGAAACCTTGGTGGCAGGCGTCTACCTGCGGGTGGAAGGCAAGGCACCGGCTAACCTGCTCTTTGTGCTCCCCATCGATTCTGCGAAGGCGCTTGTGGATATGTTGATGGGTTTTCCTGCTGGTACCACCCAGGCGATCGGCGAGATGGAGGCATCGGCCCTCAAAGAGGTGGGGAACATCCTGGCCGGCACCTACCTCAGCGCGCTGTCCATGTTTACGCGGCTCACCTTCGAGCAGTCCGTGCCCGCCTTGGCCATCGACATGGCGGCGGCCATCATCAGCGTGGTGCTCACGTCCATCGCCGAGGTGGGCGACCATGCGCTGTTGCTGGCCACCGAGTTTATCGGCGAAGGGCAGCAGATCGCCGGGTTCTTATTCTTGATCCCGGAAGAGGGTTCCCTTGAGCTGATCCTCGGTTCCCTGGGCTTAGCCTAA
- a CDS encoding STAS domain-containing protein, with protein sequence MLEYRTRKLGSCNIVDLKGEIDGLGLERFKKALTEAVTEQCEAIVLNFTDVVFISSSGLGALVAYYKQLQSDNLQLAVFGLRDVIRQVFEIVRLNKVIAIVDSEEDALALVGAAKE encoded by the coding sequence GTGTTAGAGTACAGGACGCGCAAGCTCGGCTCGTGCAATATTGTTGATCTGAAAGGCGAGATCGATGGTCTCGGCCTCGAACGGTTTAAAAAGGCTTTGACGGAAGCGGTTACGGAACAATGTGAAGCCATCGTGTTGAATTTTACCGATGTGGTTTTTATCAGCAGTTCCGGTTTGGGGGCTTTGGTGGCCTACTATAAACAGCTGCAGTCGGACAACCTGCAACTGGCTGTTTTCGGGCTCAGAGACGTCATCCGGCAGGTCTTCGAAATTGTCCGACTCAACAAGGTGATCGCCATCGTCGACTCTGAAGAGGATGCCCTCGCGTTGGTGGGCGCGGCAAAGGAGTGA
- a CDS encoding YkgJ family cysteine cluster protein: MARVVLELRHFSNGSGYDVVACHPDATVADYLEAVEAFFSNSAWTGLRRGRDFVGWANCEGCPNCCRERIPLTIGDAIRLALSLPAVADRVRAAGALTAEDLLQAIDVFGEIHIQGRVMDVTLRRTEAGWCGLFDHAKQRCLRHTFRPLVCRTYFCCPVSHRAEKLRQRILNAGEDALVRQLLLSSRGVHFASMGLRLSDYPPGPWSDSEGLSLCYESAVLLAPFLTGLNLARMPI, from the coding sequence ATGGCGAGAGTTGTTCTGGAACTGCGCCATTTTTCTAACGGATCCGGATATGATGTAGTTGCCTGTCACCCTGACGCGACGGTGGCTGATTACCTGGAGGCGGTCGAGGCTTTTTTTTCCAATTCGGCCTGGACGGGTCTTCGCCGGGGCCGTGATTTTGTCGGATGGGCCAACTGTGAGGGCTGTCCGAACTGCTGCCGCGAGCGGATCCCCTTGACGATCGGCGATGCGATTCGCCTGGCCCTGTCGTTGCCCGCCGTGGCTGACCGCGTCCGGGCGGCGGGGGCGCTGACGGCAGAAGACCTGCTGCAGGCTATCGATGTTTTTGGAGAGATTCACATCCAGGGAAGGGTGATGGATGTCACCCTTCGTCGAACCGAGGCCGGCTGGTGCGGCCTTTTTGACCATGCCAAACAGCGCTGTCTCCGCCACACCTTTCGCCCCCTTGTCTGCCGGACTTATTTTTGCTGTCCCGTCTCTCACCGGGCAGAGAAACTCCGTCAGCGGATACTAAACGCCGGCGAAGATGCCCTGGTTCGCCAGCTCCTCCTGTCTTCACGGGGGGTGCATTTTGCCTCGATGGGGTTGCGCTTATCGGACTACCCGCCCGGCCCTTGGAGCGATTCTGAGGGGCTTTCCCTTTGCTATGAGTCAGCGGTGCTGCTGGCGCCGTTCCTTACAGGTCTCAACCTTGCCAGAATGCCCATCTGA
- the queD gene encoding 6-carboxytetrahydropterin synthase QueD, which translates to MYELIVQTHFDAAHYLRDYPGDCARVHGHTWQVEVTLVGRQLDDLGMLIDFKEVKKAVKAICDQLDHRMINEHDYFLQRNPTAENLSCYFFHELAGWLKENHPHVRVGTVRIWESPRASICYRADDDISA; encoded by the coding sequence ATGTATGAACTGATCGTGCAGACCCACTTTGACGCCGCCCACTATCTCCGGGATTACCCTGGCGATTGCGCTCGGGTCCACGGTCACACCTGGCAGGTGGAAGTGACCCTGGTGGGTCGTCAACTGGACGATCTGGGAATGCTCATCGATTTTAAGGAAGTCAAAAAGGCGGTCAAGGCGATTTGCGACCAATTGGATCACCGGATGATCAATGAACACGATTATTTTCTGCAGCGCAACCCGACGGCGGAAAACCTATCCTGTTACTTCTTTCATGAACTGGCCGGCTGGCTGAAAGAAAATCACCCTCATGTCCGGGTCGGCACGGTTCGCATCTGGGAATCGCCGCGGGCGTCAATCTGCTACCGGGCCGATGACGACATTTCGGCCTGA
- a CDS encoding PHP domain-containing protein has translation MKKMDLHSHSTASDGSLTPRELVALAKREGVGLMALTDHDTVDGVAEARKAGEELGVQILNGVELSVDHEHREMHLLGYRIDPGNPVLQEGLRRLIHYREERNPKIIERLRSMGIPITMEEVTQEAGSTVIGRPHFGRVLVKKGVVASVDEAFARYLGSGKPAYVPKERLLPEEGIALLRRAGGIPVLAHPIFLAEQSYSELLPLLQRLKAAGLMGIEAYYPEHSVHDIRKFVRLAEETGLYVTGGSDFHGGGKPSARLGCILPDGGPLPEEVQKRIEEWIGPCMN, from the coding sequence ATGAAAAAGATGGACTTGCACAGCCACTCCACCGCGTCAGACGGTTCATTGACACCGCGAGAACTGGTCGCGCTGGCCAAGCGCGAAGGGGTGGGCCTGATGGCCTTGACTGATCATGACACCGTCGATGGTGTCGCCGAGGCCCGGAAAGCGGGAGAGGAATTGGGCGTTCAGATCCTAAACGGCGTGGAATTGAGTGTCGACCATGAACACCGGGAGATGCACCTCCTTGGGTACCGTATCGATCCGGGAAATCCCGTCCTTCAGGAGGGCTTGCGGCGTCTGATCCATTACCGGGAGGAACGCAATCCGAAAATCATCGAACGGTTGCGGTCGATGGGAATTCCGATTACTATGGAAGAAGTGACACAGGAGGCGGGGAGCACTGTCATCGGTCGTCCCCATTTCGGCCGGGTGTTGGTGAAAAAGGGCGTCGTCGCCTCTGTTGATGAAGCCTTTGCCCGGTACCTGGGTAGCGGAAAGCCGGCTTATGTGCCAAAGGAGCGGCTTCTCCCCGAAGAGGGGATCGCCCTGCTGCGCCGGGCCGGGGGCATTCCTGTGCTGGCCCACCCGATTTTTTTGGCCGAACAATCTTATTCCGAATTGTTGCCGCTGTTGCAGCGCCTGAAGGCTGCCGGTCTGATGGGGATTGAAGCCTATTATCCGGAGCATTCCGTCCATGATATCCGAAAGTTCGTCCGTCTGGCAGAAGAAACGGGCCTCTATGTCACCGGTGGAAGTGATTTCCATGGCGGCGGCAAGCCATCGGCCCGCCTGGGCTGCATCCTGCCTGACGGGGGTCCCCTGCCGGAGGAGGTTCAAAAACGCATTGAGGAGTGGATCGGTCCATGTATGAACTGA
- a CDS encoding ferritin-like domain-containing protein, with amino-acid sequence MEFVNEVKLGVTKGTVVEDAVNANFRGETQETGLYLAMARQAQRQGYPEVAEVLKRIAWEEAEHAAHFAELNGMISESTKENLEKMLAGEIGANKGKKMAATEAKQNDIDAAHDFFDESSKDEARHAQMLKGMLDRYFK; translated from the coding sequence ATGGAATTTGTCAATGAAGTGAAACTGGGTGTCACCAAAGGAACTGTCGTGGAAGATGCTGTGAATGCCAATTTCCGCGGTGAGACGCAAGAGACGGGCCTCTACCTGGCCATGGCCCGCCAAGCCCAGCGGCAAGGCTACCCTGAAGTGGCGGAAGTGCTGAAGCGCATCGCCTGGGAGGAAGCGGAGCATGCCGCCCATTTTGCCGAATTGAACGGGATGATCTCCGAATCGACGAAGGAGAACCTGGAGAAGATGCTGGCCGGCGAGATCGGCGCCAATAAGGGCAAAAAGATGGCCGCCACTGAGGCCAAGCAAAACGATATCGACGCCGCCCATGATTTTTTCGATGAGTCCTCCAAAGATGAGGCCCGGCACGCCCAGATGCTCAAAGGGATGCTGGACCGGTACTTCAAGTAA
- the rd gene encoding rubredoxin, which translates to MKKYGCLVCGYVYDPAKGDPDNGVAPGTPFEELADNWVCPLCGVGKDEFETL; encoded by the coding sequence ATGAAAAAGTACGGCTGTCTGGTTTGCGGGTATGTGTATGATCCCGCCAAAGGAGATCCGGACAACGGCGTTGCTCCCGGAACCCCCTTTGAAGAGCTTGCAGACAACTGGGTCTGCCCTCTCTGCGGCGTCGGCAAGGACGAGTTCGAGACTCTATAA
- a CDS encoding NAD(P)/FAD-dependent oxidoreductase translates to MSHREQILILGGGIAALSAAEAARQADPERPITICAEESHYPYYRLRLSFLLGQSFDKESLLIHPPAWYDERNIVVLTGRRARSIDAERRIVTLESGETIPYGRLVIAVGAAAFLPPLPGTELPGVYTVRQVDDVAAINTDLRPGRRVIVVGGGILGLEAAWTLHEQGIAVTVVEHGPRLLSRQLDAGGSRLLERLAADEGITILTEADSMAIEKGEGVLRLRLADGRTVEGERIIFSTGIRANLELARSAGIAAGRGICVDEWMQTSVPAIFAAGDVAEFKGNLPGLWSVAAEQGKRAGRNAVLPQTDWTPYRPAAPSNMLHVFGIKIFSLGAVSSGVTLGDEEASAKEYKKFFFSDGRLVGAVLMGDLKWANRLKAAMESGRDFSGATGTMEAFLAALADE, encoded by the coding sequence TTGAGCCATAGAGAACAGATCCTCATCTTGGGCGGCGGGATCGCCGCCCTGTCGGCGGCTGAAGCCGCCCGACAGGCCGATCCGGAACGGCCTATCACCATCTGTGCAGAGGAAAGCCACTACCCCTACTACCGGTTGCGGCTCTCCTTCCTGCTTGGGCAATCCTTCGACAAGGAGAGTCTCTTGATCCACCCGCCTGCTTGGTACGATGAGCGCAATATCGTCGTGCTGACGGGGCGGCGCGCCCGTTCCATTGATGCGGAGCGGCGCATCGTCACCTTGGAAAGCGGAGAGACCATCCCTTACGGACGCCTGGTGATCGCCGTGGGCGCCGCTGCTTTTTTGCCGCCGCTGCCGGGAACGGAGCTCCCCGGTGTCTATACGGTGCGGCAAGTGGACGATGTGGCGGCGATCAACACCGACCTGCGTCCCGGCCGCCGGGTGATCGTCGTCGGCGGCGGGATCCTAGGGCTGGAGGCGGCCTGGACGCTGCACGAGCAAGGGATCGCCGTCACGGTCGTGGAGCATGGTCCACGTCTCCTCAGCCGCCAACTGGATGCGGGCGGATCGCGGCTTTTGGAGCGGCTGGCCGCAGACGAGGGCATCACCATTCTTACCGAAGCGGACAGCATGGCCATTGAGAAAGGGGAAGGGGTGCTTCGCCTGCGCCTCGCCGACGGGCGAACGGTCGAGGGGGAACGGATCATCTTCTCCACGGGGATTCGGGCCAATCTGGAACTGGCGCGATCGGCGGGGATCGCTGCGGGGCGGGGCATCTGTGTCGATGAATGGATGCAGACCTCTGTTCCCGCCATTTTTGCGGCTGGCGATGTGGCGGAGTTTAAGGGCAACCTGCCGGGGCTCTGGTCGGTCGCTGCCGAGCAGGGAAAGAGGGCGGGGCGCAACGCGGTCCTCCCGCAGACCGATTGGACGCCCTACCGTCCGGCGGCGCCTTCGAACATGCTCCACGTCTTCGGGATCAAAATCTTTTCGCTCGGTGCGGTTTCCTCGGGAGTCACACTGGGCGATGAGGAAGCCAGCGCCAAGGAATACAAAAAGTTTTTCTTCAGCGACGGCCGGCTGGTGGGGGCGGTCCTCATGGGCGACCTGAAGTGGGCCAATCGGTTGAAGGCGGCCATGGAGAGCGGCCGTGATTTTTCCGGGGCCACGGGGACCATGGAGGCCTTTTTGGCGGCTCTGGCGGATGAATAA
- a CDS encoding class I SAM-dependent methyltransferase → MSSPLQQAIGDRIRAEGPIPFRDYMELALYHPRHGYYTAGDPPMGRRGDFITAPEISPLFGRVIGRQLTEMWEHLKRPDRFDIIEFGPGRGLLAKAVLEALTAGPLADRLVYHLVEISPTLRAHQRESLAGLPLTVYPDPAEAIPGSYGWSAAKALPCGLTGVVLSNEFLDALPVHRLIHKDGRPWELYVAKGTAHAGPFCWHYGPLSDPCLEDWIARHITGKGVTLEEGQLFEVNLAAADWMKAVDRLLTRGFVLTVDYGHPVEKLYSPERYEGTLVCYRRHRADADPLEDVGEKDMTAHLDFTSLQSVASELGWQNLGLISQMWFLAHWLRPEDLLTGPAMTVEDFRRHQALKKVLLPGGMGEIFKVLIQSKGLPPLPLTGLGATNR, encoded by the coding sequence ATGTCCAGTCCACTGCAGCAGGCAATCGGCGATCGCATCCGGGCTGAGGGCCCGATTCCCTTCCGGGACTATATGGAGCTGGCCCTGTATCATCCCCGGCACGGCTATTACACCGCCGGCGATCCCCCCATGGGTCGAAGGGGCGACTTTATCACCGCTCCGGAAATCAGTCCTTTGTTCGGCCGCGTCATCGGAAGGCAACTGACAGAGATGTGGGAGCACCTGAAGCGGCCAGACCGCTTTGACATCATCGAATTCGGACCGGGGCGGGGACTGCTCGCGAAAGCCGTGCTGGAAGCCTTGACCGCAGGTCCCCTGGCCGATCGGCTCGTCTATCACCTCGTCGAGATCAGCCCTACCCTGCGCGCTCACCAGCGAGAAAGCCTCGCCGGACTGCCGCTAACGGTATACCCAGATCCGGCCGAAGCCATACCGGGCTCCTACGGCTGGTCGGCAGCGAAGGCTCTCCCGTGCGGCCTCACCGGCGTGGTCCTGTCCAACGAGTTCCTCGACGCCCTGCCGGTGCACCGCCTGATCCACAAAGACGGCCGTCCCTGGGAACTCTATGTGGCGAAAGGGACGGCCCATGCTGGCCCCTTTTGTTGGCATTACGGTCCTCTATCGGACCCCTGTCTGGAAGACTGGATCGCCCGTCATATCACCGGAAAGGGCGTCACCCTTGAAGAGGGTCAGCTCTTCGAGGTCAACCTGGCCGCCGCCGATTGGATGAAGGCCGTCGATCGCCTGCTGACGCGCGGCTTTGTCCTCACCGTCGATTACGGTCACCCCGTCGAAAAGCTCTACAGCCCGGAGCGATACGAGGGTACCCTCGTCTGTTACCGCCGTCACCGGGCCGACGCCGATCCGCTGGAAGACGTCGGCGAAAAAGATATGACGGCCCACCTGGACTTTACGTCCCTGCAGTCAGTCGCCTCCGAACTGGGCTGGCAGAACCTGGGGCTTATAAGCCAGATGTGGTTTCTCGCCCACTGGCTTCGGCCGGAAGACCTGCTGACAGGTCCCGCCATGACCGTGGAGGATTTCCGACGCCATCAGGCCTTGAAAAAGGTGCTGTTGCCGGGGGGCATGGGCGAGATATTCAAGGTCCTCATCCAATCGAAAGGCCTCCCGCCTCTCCCCTTAACCGGACTCGGCGCGACAAACCGATAG
- a CDS encoding efflux RND transporter periplasmic adaptor subunit has product MIKLRRLLPSRTSLPPRIIVLLLSTLPLLAGLYALLPSPPEVVTVTVDKGPVQKDLWISGEVQAKRQNTLFSSIPGPIEWIVAEGEQVNEGDTVARIAGQPLTTPIAGQLMEKKVATGSWVPPGTPLAEVADPTDLVIQAMVDETDVLKLAPDQAVRWTLAGYPGQVFSGKVLTVSRVISRDHEGNKGFRVLLSAPPGLTLYAGMTAEGRVILEEQAEAVRVSVDALWEEEGKSQVYLLRKGRAITVTVETGLRDDHYVQILSGIQPGDRVIIPGDVKLTSGQSVRPKGSDRPGSADGPGSEKAPKGEGGTKT; this is encoded by the coding sequence GTGATCAAACTGCGGCGACTCTTGCCGTCCCGCACCAGCCTGCCACCGCGCATCATCGTTCTGCTCCTGTCGACGTTACCCCTTCTGGCGGGCCTGTACGCCCTGTTGCCGAGCCCGCCGGAGGTTGTCACCGTCACCGTCGACAAAGGACCAGTGCAAAAAGACCTCTGGATCAGCGGCGAGGTGCAAGCCAAACGGCAAAACACCCTCTTCTCCAGCATCCCCGGTCCCATCGAGTGGATCGTCGCCGAGGGAGAACAGGTCAATGAAGGCGACACGGTGGCCCGCATCGCCGGTCAGCCGCTCACCACTCCGATCGCCGGGCAGTTGATGGAGAAAAAAGTCGCCACCGGCAGTTGGGTTCCGCCGGGAACGCCGCTGGCCGAGGTGGCCGATCCGACCGATCTGGTCATCCAAGCGATGGTCGATGAAACGGATGTGCTCAAACTGGCGCCCGATCAGGCTGTCCGATGGACGCTGGCCGGTTATCCTGGACAGGTATTTTCCGGCAAGGTCCTCACCGTATCCCGCGTCATCAGCCGTGACCATGAGGGAAACAAAGGGTTCCGCGTCCTCTTGAGCGCTCCTCCCGGTCTTACCCTCTATGCCGGCATGACCGCCGAAGGGCGGGTGATCCTGGAAGAACAGGCCGAGGCTGTACGCGTCAGCGTAGACGCCCTCTGGGAGGAAGAAGGCAAATCCCAGGTCTACCTGCTGCGCAAGGGGCGGGCGATCACCGTTACGGTAGAGACGGGGCTTCGCGATGACCATTATGTGCAGATCCTCTCGGGAATCCAACCTGGCGACCGGGTGATCATCCCCGGCGACGTCAAACTCACCTCAGGCCAGAGCGTTCGTCCAAAAGGGTCGGACCGACCGGGCTCAGCGGATGGGCCGGGGTCGGAGAAAGCGCCCAAGGGGGAGGGCGGAACGAAGACATGA
- a CDS encoding ABC transporter ATP-binding protein, producing the protein MNAVGKSFPFGASPLQVLSGIDLTVASGEFLAVMGPSGSGKSTLMNLIGCMDRPSEGQYRLAGQETARLTEKELCRLRNAMVGFVFQSFHLLPRLTAWRNVETPLFYAGVAPEERRRRAKELLERVGLGHRLHHRPTELSGGERQRVGIARALANDPALILADEPTGNLDQQTGQEILELFAALRREGKTIVMVTHDPDVAKWADRVVRIKDGKLCATA; encoded by the coding sequence ATGAATGCCGTCGGAAAATCCTTCCCCTTCGGCGCCAGTCCTTTGCAGGTGCTCTCCGGCATCGACCTGACTGTTGCCTCAGGGGAGTTTCTGGCTGTCATGGGCCCTTCGGGGAGCGGCAAGTCGACGCTGATGAACCTCATCGGCTGCATGGACCGTCCCAGCGAAGGGCAATACCGGCTGGCCGGACAGGAGACGGCCCGCCTCACCGAAAAAGAACTCTGCCGCCTGCGCAACGCCATGGTGGGCTTTGTCTTCCAGTCATTCCACCTGCTCCCGCGCCTGACGGCCTGGCGGAACGTGGAGACACCCCTCTTCTACGCCGGCGTCGCTCCGGAAGAACGACGCCGCCGGGCGAAGGAGCTGTTGGAACGGGTCGGCCTCGGCCACCGGCTGCATCACCGGCCCACAGAGCTCTCTGGCGGTGAACGGCAGCGTGTCGGCATCGCCCGGGCGCTGGCCAACGATCCTGCCCTGATCCTGGCCGATGAGCCAACAGGCAACCTGGACCAACAGACCGGGCAGGAGATCCTCGAACTGTTCGCAGCCCTGCGCCGGGAAGGCAAGACGATCGTCATGGTCACCCACGACCCCGATGTGGCGAAGTGGGCCGACCGGGTCGTCCGAATTAAGGATGGGAAGCTCTGTGCAACTGCGTGA